A genomic region of Miscanthus floridulus cultivar M001 chromosome 3, ASM1932011v1, whole genome shotgun sequence contains the following coding sequences:
- the LOC136544411 gene encoding protein FAR1-RELATED SEQUENCE 5-like, which translates to MFSPMVIVTESENATPDAEKKYTHKEDIDPALIPRPGMSFRNRKEARAFYEAYAEEVGFNLSYGNSKTYSYIIQCSNEGVHTYFKKNEELRVRNNTTKKTHCMSKMKLKRIYDENKNEISVVIEQVDLMHNHPCLKKKEEIINMRSHKEKDPVLLEFVDDLQAADVPHHSIQNIVRDMHGGGENVPMTRRDLENRKAANVRAEHANDIAKLLEFFEDCKAQNPQFCWYVKIDKEGMIHSLFWSHASMQAEYNDFGDVMTFDTMHKTNIYEKPLAMFVGANHHLQNTYFGCALLGDETIETFQWVFQAFKKCMGRHRTRCIITDQDQAMEVAIGLEFPGVIHRICRWHVVNKHMPNLNEIFSLYEKQHFKEKFKSVLNHPLTPAEFERAWEELITEFDLQGNATMESLFRQRARYIPAFFKDDYCGMMTSTQRSESSNYAIKKNFVGKQTCLHKFAKRTLDFMQTRKMKEGAETYLATSKTLTKNKWPFEVQLGRIYTRAVFRNFEKKMVNCTAYNIEDDPELGEHWYRVCHTNRSEVISWGQHKFKVKADKVNGAYSCECREWEHTGLFCVHLLRAFIHVQVDKIPREYIFKRYTRFARREVDFDTSDKLLTGEDGNTQSYRTKTLIPKAMKAIRSGSMSNAAYRRLLEVLEDVTREIDNIPPDIGAEARKGQGPSRTEDNSRDSSSDDDIEEGRCEETRITRKILPAANQLLHGGCSKQMKAAEIKESGTACRVEASHVLNCNKEIGKKKAAAATDVTTLINLVPPEKAKPKGRNKTESEKAAVTLGALGEKLGTRKCKACGQYATHNARTCLSLEHNRMRLEEMKNKKRGRPPGAKNKKVSWEHVTDRDEEDNRVKTRQKVVAENTYTGLDSDNEGEK; encoded by the exons ATGTTCTCACCAATGGTAATAGTTACAGAAAGCGAGAACGCTACACCAGATGCCGAAAAGAAGTACACCCAT AAAGAAGACATTGATCCTGCCCTCATTCCTAGGCCTGGGATGTCATTCAGAAACCGAAAAGAGGCCAGGGCTTTCTATGAAGCGTACGCCGAGGAGGTTGGATTCAATTTGAGCTATGGAAACAGTAAAACATATTCATATATTATACAGTGCAGCAATGAGGGGGTTCATACTTACTTTAAAAAAAATGAGGAGCTGCGTGTTAGGAACAATACCACAAAGAAGACACACTGCATGTCGAAGATGAAGCTTAAAAGAATTTATGATGAAAACAAGAATGAAATATCAGTGGTGATTGAGCAAGTGGATCTAATGCATAACCATCCATGTcttaaaaagaaagaagaaataaTAAATATGAGATCACACAAGGAAAAGGATCCGGTATTACTTGAGTTTGTTGATGACCTCCAAGCAGCGGATGTCCCGCATCATAGTATACAGAACATTGTTAGGGACATGCATGGGGGAGGTGAGAACGTTCCAATGACCAGGCGGGATCTTGAGAACAG GAAGGCGGCTAATGTGAGGGCAGAACATGCCAATGACATTGCGAAGCTTCTAGAATTCTTTGAAGACTGCAAGGCGCAGAACCCACAATTTTGTTGGTATGTCAAGATCGATAAAGAAGGGATGATTCATAGCTTATTCTGGAGTCACGCTAGCATGCAGGCAGAATATAATGATTTTGGAGATGTGATGACATTCGACACCATGCACAAGACAAATATATATGAGAAGCCACTAGCTATGTTTGTGGGTGCAAACCATCACCTACAGAACACATATTTTGGATGTGCGCTGTTAGGCGATGAGACAATAGAAACATTCCAATGGGTATTTCAAGCTTTCAAGAAATGCATGGGAAGACATAGGACTAGGTGCATTATCACAG ATCAGGATCAGGCAATGGAAGTGGCCATAGGACTGGAATTCCCTGGTGTCATCCACAGGATTTGTCGGTGGCATGTGGTTAACAAGCATATGCCGAACCTGAATGAGATATTCAGCCTTTATGAGAAACAACACTTCAAGGAAAAATTCAAGTCAGTGCTGAACCACCCCCTGACACCCGCCGAATTTGAGAGAGCATGGGAAGAACTGATAACAGAGTTTGATCTGCAAGGAAATGCCACTATGGAGAGCTTATTCCGGCAACGAGCTAGGTATATCCCAGCTTTCTTTAAAGATGATTACTGTGGGATGATGACATCGACACAGCGTAGTGAGAGCAGTAACTATGCGATTAAGAAGAATTTTGTGGGAAAGCAGACATGTTTGCACAAGTTTGCAAAGCGTACTCTAGATTTCATGCAGACACGGAAGATGAAGGAGGGAGCTGAAACATACCTTGCAACG AGCAAGACACTTACCAAAAACAAATGGCCATTTGAGGTTCAACTAGGAAGGATATATACACGGGCAGTGTTCAGAAACTTCGAAAAAAAAATGGTCAATTGCACCGCATACAACATAGAGGATGATCCAGAGCTAGGCGAGCATTGGTACAGGGTTTGTCACACGAATAGGTCAGAAGTGATAAGCTGGGGACAACACAAGTTCAAAGTGAAGGCAGATAAAGTCAACGGGGCATACAGTTGCGAGTGCAGGGAGTGGGAGCACACAG GACTATTTTGCGTGCACCTTTTGCGTGCCTTCATTCATGTCCAAGTAGACAAGATTCCACGTGAATACATTTTTAAGCGCTATACAAGGTTCGCTAGGAGGGAGGTTGACTTTGATACGAGCGACAAGCTTCTAACCGGGGAGGACGGCAACACACAAAGCTATAGAACAAAGACTCTAATACCAAAAGCTATGAAGGCGATCAGATCAGGGAGCATGTCTAACGCTGCTTACAGAAGATTGCTCGAAGTTTTAGAAGATGTCACGAGGGAAATAGACAATATCCCCCCAGACATTGGTGCAGAAGCAAGGAAGGGACAAGGTCCATCAAGGACAGAG GACAATTCTAGAGATAGCAGCAGCGACGatgacattgaagaaggaagatgtGAGGAGACAAGGATAACACGG AAAATTTTACCAGCTGCGAACCAGTTACTACATGGAGGTTGTTCAAAACAAATGAAGGCAGCAGAAATAAAG GAATCTGGGACCGCATGTAGAGTTGAGGCTAGCCATGTGCTGAATTGCAATAAAGAAATAGGGAAGAAaaaggcagcagcagcaaca GATGTGACAACATTGATAAACCTGGTGCCTCCTGAAAAAGCAAAGCCTAAGGGCAGGAACAAGACAGAGTCAGAGAAGGCAGCAGTAACCCTTGGAGCATTAGGCGAGAAATTGGGCACGAGAAAGTGCAAGGCTTGTGGGCAGTACGCTACACATAATGCGCGGACGTGCCTCAGCTTGGAACATAATAGAATGAGGCTTGAAGAAATGAAGAACAAAAAGAGAGGGAGGCCACCAGGCGCTAAAAATAAAAAGGTAAGCTGGGAGCATGTTACTGATCGCGACGAGGAGGACAATAGAGTGAAGACACGACAGAAGGTAGTCGCAGAAAACACCTATACTGGTCTAGATAGTGACAACGAGGGAGAAAAATGA
- the LOC136546864 gene encoding syntaxin-132-like isoform X2: protein MMFHLLKYMPLSSSQRLLQSPLNTPFPSSSAACCSSHCCTRNPREGSPVSFSEDHKMNNLLTDSFERDEKPERERDIELQQIFADMAVLVDAQGEVLDDIENQVQNAVNHVVTGTEALREAKSYRKKSRKCMMIAISILLVIVIIVVLSILKPWAKSK, encoded by the exons ATGATGTTCCACCTTCTGAAATACATGCCG CTATCCTCGTCACAACGGCTTCTCCAAAGTCCTCTGAATACACCGTTTCCTTCTTCATCGGCGGCTTGCTGTTCTTCGCACTGCTGCACGAGAAACCCAAGGGAAGGCTCCCCCGTCTCTTTCTCCGAGGACCACAAGATGAACAATCTTCTGACG GATTCCTTTGAGAGGGATGAGAAGCCAGAAAGGGAGAGGGACATTGAACTGCAGCAG ATTTTTGCAGACATGGCAGTACTCGTTGATGCACAAGGAGAGGTTCTAGACGACATAGAGAATCAG GTTCAAAATGCTGTGAACCATGTGGTAACTGGTACTGAAGCGCTCCGCGAAGCAAAGAGCTATCGGAAGAAGTCGAGAAAGTGCATGATGATTGCGATTAGCATTCTGCTGGTAATTGTCATCATAGTTGTGCTTTCGATTCTAAAGCCATGGGCTAAATCTAAGTAA
- the LOC136546863 gene encoding GDSL esterase/lipase At4g10955-like: MGSAGKVFADSGPMHMMTKIGAASSPTAVEIDWDMEEHRRCITACLVKGTYLLESERANCWEDDANTEHLAPAWWESFHFRRHRVLACVCECLLCKIGHHILAARSTPFIYGAIFEYVPPAGAPRHPSAPSYVVAFRGTMRRDPTTLGDMRLNLRILLNEQHFCGRFSHARSKVEELLNSIPKNGGAGSSSGVWLAGHSLGASIALDVGRHIMTEYELKLPTFLFNPPQVSLASLAPAINKLPIAEVAKKGVHASSSAVKHVLGKTVLRPHRRNMEEKFERLSPWVPNLYVHPRDVICSGFIDYFEQRERHPRVAASATLMSYRDMCRSAIGKQNDRPHLLPSAVLWKNQSSQGNPHELRQWWQPQGPELELTSQLYKWS, translated from the exons ATGGGTTCTGCAGGCAAGGTATTCGCGGACTCCGGCCCGATGCATATGATGACGAAAATTGGCGCGGCTTCCTCTCCAACGGCGGTTGAGATTGACTG GGACATGGAGGAGCACCGCCGGTGCATCACCGCCTGTCTTGTTAAAGGCACTTACCTTCTAGAGAGCGAGCGAGCCAATTGCTGGGAGGACGACGCCAATACCGAGCACCTCGCGCCGGCGTGGTGGGAGAGCTTCCACTTCCGCCGCCACCGTGTGCTTGCGTGTGTGTGCGAGTGCCTCCTGTGCAAGATCGGCCACCACATCCTTGCAGCCAGAAGCACGCCCTTCATCTACGGAGCTATCTTCGAGTACGTGCCACCGGCCGGCGCGCCCCGCCACCCGTCGGCTCCAAGCTACGTCGTCGCCTTCCGAGGCACCATGCGACGGGATCCCACAACGCTGGGCGACATGCGCCTCAACCTCAGGATCCTGCTCAACGAGCAGCACTTCTGCGGCCGCTTCAGCCATGCACGCTCAAAGGTGGAGGAACTCCTCAACTCCATCCCCAAAAATGGCGGCGCCGGCAGCAGCAGCGGGGTGTGGCTCGCGGGGCACTCGCTTGGCGCGTCGATAGCGTTGGATGTGGGGCGCCATATCATGACCGAGTATGAGCTGAAACTCCCGACCTTCCTATTCAACCCGCCACAGGTGTCGCTGGCTAGCCTGGCTCCGGCGATCAACAAGCTGCCCATCGCAGAGGTGGCGAAAAAGGGCGTGCACGCCTCGAGCTCCGCCGTGAAGCACGTGCTGGGGAAGACAGTTCTGAGGCCCCACAGGAGGAACATGGAGGAGAAGTTTGAGCGGCTGTCGCCGTGGGTGCCGAATCTGTACGTGCACCCGCGGGACGTCATCTGCAGCGGCTTCATCGACTACTTCGAGCAGCGGGAGCGCCACCCCCGCGTGGCCGCATCGGCTACCCTAATGTCGTACCGGGATATGTGCCGCTCTGCTATCGGCAAGCAGAATGATCGCCCGCATCTCCTACCATCCGCGGTACTGTGGAAGAACCAGAGCTCCCAAGGCAACCCACACGAGCTCCGGCAGTGGTGGCAGCCCCAAGGCCCGGAATTGGAGTTGACCAGCCAGTTATACAAGTGGTCTTGA
- the LOC136546864 gene encoding syntaxin-132-like isoform X1: protein MALLRVMRTYIVSVAKLSSSQRLLQSPLNTPFPSSSAACCSSHCCTRNPREGSPVSFSEDHKMNNLLTDSFERDEKPERERDIELQQIFADMAVLVDAQGEVLDDIENQVQNAVNHVVTGTEALREAKSYRKKSRKCMMIAISILLVIVIIVVLSILKPWAKSK, encoded by the exons ATGGCCTTACTACGCGTGATGAGGACGTACATTGTCTCGGTCGCTAAG CTATCCTCGTCACAACGGCTTCTCCAAAGTCCTCTGAATACACCGTTTCCTTCTTCATCGGCGGCTTGCTGTTCTTCGCACTGCTGCACGAGAAACCCAAGGGAAGGCTCCCCCGTCTCTTTCTCCGAGGACCACAAGATGAACAATCTTCTGACG GATTCCTTTGAGAGGGATGAGAAGCCAGAAAGGGAGAGGGACATTGAACTGCAGCAG ATTTTTGCAGACATGGCAGTACTCGTTGATGCACAAGGAGAGGTTCTAGACGACATAGAGAATCAG GTTCAAAATGCTGTGAACCATGTGGTAACTGGTACTGAAGCGCTCCGCGAAGCAAAGAGCTATCGGAAGAAGTCGAGAAAGTGCATGATGATTGCGATTAGCATTCTGCTGGTAATTGTCATCATAGTTGTGCTTTCGATTCTAAAGCCATGGGCTAAATCTAAGTAA
- the LOC136546867 gene encoding uncharacterized protein has translation MATDVLRAHNILMPVPQRIRAAAAAHRRSAGSGNHHPGSSTRRSPPAGTSSPAAGRRHHGRKARPTAEVYAGPAFSTSPDPSSLPLPQFSARKAVAVAAVDAAAAAAAATRDLRLILRLE, from the coding sequence ATGGCGACCGATGTGTTGCGCGCGCACAACATCCTGATGCCGGTGCCGCAGAGGATccgggccgcggcggcggcgcaccgGAGGTCTGCTGGTAGCGGCAACCACCACCCTGGCTCCTCCACGAGGAGGTCGCCGCCAGCTGGGACATCGTCTCCTGCGGCGGGCCGGAGACACCACGGCAGGAAGGCGAGGCCTACAGCGGAGGTGTACGCCGGGCCGGCGTTCTCGACGTCCCCCGACCCGAGCTCGCTGCCGCTACCGCAGTTCTCCGCTAGAAAGGCTGTAGCTGTGGCCGCCGTcgacgcggccgccgccgccgccgccgcgacgcgCGACCTCAGGCTTATCCTGCGGCTGGAGTAG
- the LOC136546868 gene encoding GDSL esterase/lipase At4g10955-like — MGSAGKVFADSGPMHMMTKIGAASSPTAVEIDWDMEEHRRCITACLVKGTYLLESERANCWEDDANTEHLAPAWWESFHFRRHRVLACVCECLLCKIGHHILAARSTPFIYGAIFEYVPPAGAPRHPSAPSYVVAFRGTMRRDPTTLGDMRLNLRILLNEQHFCGRFSHARSKVEELLNSIPKNGGAGSSSGVWLAGHSLGASIALDVGRHIMTEYELKLPTFLFNPPQVSLASLAPAINKLPIAEVAKKGVHASSSAVKHVLGKTVLRPHRRNMEEKFERLSPWVPNLYVHPRDVICSGFIDYFEQRERHPRVAASATLMSYRDMCRSAIGKQNDRPHLLPSAVVWKNQSSQGNPHELRQWWQPQGPELELTSQLYKWS, encoded by the exons ATGGGTTCTGCAGGCAAGGTATTCGCGGACTCCGGCCCGATGCATATGATGACGAAAATTGGCGCGGCTTCCTCTCCAACGGCGGTTGAGATTGACTG GGACATGGAGGAGCACCGCCGGTGCATCACCGCCTGTCTTGTTAAAGGCACTTACCTTCTAGAGAGCGAGCGAGCCAATTGCTGGGAGGACGACGCCAATACCGAGCACCTCGCGCCGGCGTGGTGGGAGAGCTTCCACTTCCGCCGCCACCGTGTGCTTGCGTGTGTGTGCGAGTGCCTCCTGTGCAAGATCGGCCACCACATCCTTGCAGCCAGAAGCACGCCCTTCATCTACGGAGCTATCTTCGAGTACGTGCCACCGGCCGGCGCGCCCCGCCACCCGTCGGCTCCAAGCTACGTCGTCGCCTTCCGAGGCACCATGCGACGGGATCCCACAACGCTGGGCGACATGCGCCTCAACCTCAGGATCCTGCTCAACGAGCAGCACTTCTGCGGCCGCTTCAGCCATGCACGCTCAAAGGTGGAGGAACTCCTCAACTCCATCCCCAAAAATGGCGGCGCCGGCAGCAGCAGCGGGGTGTGGCTCGCGGGGCACTCGCTTGGCGCGTCGATAGCGTTGGATGTGGGGCGCCATATCATGACCGAGTATGAGCTGAAACTCCCGACCTTCCTATTCAACCCGCCACAGGTGTCGCTGGCTAGCCTGGCTCCGGCGATCAACAAGCTGCCCATCGCAGAGGTGGCGAAAAAGGGCGTGCACGCCTCGAGCTCCGCCGTGAAGCACGTGCTGGGGAAGACAGTTCTGAGGCCCCACAGGAGGAACATGGAGGAGAAGTTTGAGCGGCTGTCGCCGTGGGTGCCGAATCTGTACGTGCACCCGCGGGACGTCATCTGCAGCGGCTTCATCGACTACTTCGAGCAGCGGGAGCGCCACCCCCGCGTGGCCGCATCGGCTACCCTAATGTCGTACCGGGATATGTGCCGCTCTGCTATCGGCAAGCAGAATGATCGCCCGCATCTCCTACCATCCGCGGTAGTGTGGAAGAACCAGAGCTCCCAAGGCAACCCACACGAGCTCCGGCAGTGGTGGCAGCCCCAAGGCCCGGAATTGGAGTTGACCAGCCAGTTATACAAGTGGTCTTGA
- the LOC136546869 gene encoding syntaxin-132-like, translating to MNNLLTDSFERDEKPERERDIEMGNRNPKDNSDYGLKDFFEQVKEIETLLDKMSNIVHKLQEANEESKSVTKASAMKAIKGRMEKDIDEVGKIARNVKVKLEQMDRNNLENRKKPGCGKGTSVDRSRMSTTIALKKKLKERMNDFQTGNHTVFHSLLYLRQTIQEEYREVVERRIFTVTGTKPSEEVIDRPIETGSSEQIFERAIQGTGRGQNLATVEEIRERHDAVMEIEKRLLELQQIFADMAALVDAQGEVVDNIENQVQNAVNHVVTGTEALREAKSYQKKSRKCMMIAIIILLVIAIIVVLSILKPWAKSK from the exons ATGAACAATCTTCTGACG GATTCCTTTGAGAGGGATGAGAAGCCAGAAAGGGAGAGGGACATTGAGATGGGGAATCGAAATCCCAAGGACAACTCTGATTATGGTCTCAAAGACTTCTTTGAACAG GTCAAAGAGATTGAGACCCTGTTGGATAAGATGTCCAACATAGTTCACAAGCTTCAG GAAGCTAATGAGGAATCGAAGTCAGTCACTAAGGCTTCTGCAATGAAAG CGATAAAAGGGCGCATGGAGAAAGACATTGATGAAGTAGGGAAGATCGCACGCAACGTAAAAGTGAAGTTGGAACAAATGGACAGAAAC AATCTTGAGAACAGAAAGAAGCCAGGGTGTGGGAAGGGCACGAGCGTAGACCGATCAAGGATGTCAACGACCAT TGCATTGAAGAAGAAGCTGAAAGAAAGAATGAACGATTTCCAG ACTGGGAATCATACTGTTTTCCATTCATTGCTTTATCTAAGACAAACTATACAAGAAGAGTACCGAGAAGTTGTAGAGAGAAGGATCTTCACAG TCACGGGAACAAAGCCTTCTGAGGAG GTGATTGACCGTCCCATTGAGACTGGAAGCAGCGAGCAGATCTTCGAGAGAGCAATCCAAGGGACAGGTAGAGGACAG AATCTTGCCACGGTTGAAGAAATTCGGGAACGTCATGATGCAGTCATGGAGATAGAAAAAAGGCTCCTTGAACTGCAGCAG ATTTTTGCAGACATGGCAGCACTCGTTGATGCACAAGGAGAGGTTGTAGACAACATAGAGAATCAG GTTCAAAATGCTGTGAACCATGTGGTAACTGGTACTGAAGCGCTCCGCGAAGCAAAGAGCTATCAGAAGAAGTCGAGAAAGTGCATGATGATTGCGATTATCATTCTGCTGGTAATTGCCATCATAGTTGTGCTTTCGATTCTAAAGCCATGGGCTAAATCTAAGTAA